The Halomonas sp. 7T genome contains a region encoding:
- a CDS encoding SulP family inorganic anion transporter, which translates to MTLFSKQEWFSNIKGDTLSGIVVALALIPEAIAFSIIAGVDPKVGLYASFCIAVVIAFTGGRPGMISAATGAMALLMVTLVKEHGLEYLLAATLLTGVLQIIAGYLRLAELMRFVSRSVVTGFVNALAILIFMAQLPELTNVTWHVYAMTVAGLGIIYLFPYLPVIGKSIPSPLVCIVVLTVVYMVTGMEIRSVGDMGELPDTLPMFLWPDVPLNLETLMIIFPTALMLTVVGLLESMMTATIVDDLTDTPSDKNRECKGQGIANIGSGLLGGMAGCAMIGQSVINIKSGGRTRLSALIAGVVLLMMVVFLSDWVSQIPMAALVAVMIMVSIGTFSWESIRDLKKHPMSTNVVMLATVIVTVATHNLAIGVFVGVLLAAMFFANKVGNIMYIGSKEVEPGKEREYQVIGQVFFASSERFIAAFDFKESIDKVTINLSRAHFWDITAVQALDRVVIKFRREGTEVELVGLSEASATVVDRYAVHNDPEAVEKLMGGH; encoded by the coding sequence ATGACCCTTTTCAGTAAGCAAGAGTGGTTTTCTAACATCAAGGGCGACACGCTCTCAGGTATTGTCGTCGCGTTGGCGTTAATTCCTGAAGCGATTGCCTTTTCTATTATTGCGGGCGTTGACCCGAAAGTAGGGCTTTATGCTTCATTCTGTATCGCGGTAGTCATTGCGTTTACCGGCGGTCGCCCCGGTATGATTTCCGCAGCGACCGGGGCGATGGCGCTGCTGATGGTTACCCTGGTAAAAGAGCACGGCCTTGAGTACCTGCTGGCGGCCACGTTGCTAACAGGGGTGCTGCAAATTATTGCCGGTTACTTAAGGCTTGCAGAGCTAATGCGCTTTGTGTCCCGGTCGGTGGTCACCGGTTTTGTCAACGCGCTGGCGATCCTGATTTTTATGGCTCAGCTGCCTGAGTTAACCAACGTGACCTGGCATGTTTACGCCATGACAGTGGCGGGCTTAGGCATTATTTATCTCTTCCCCTATTTGCCGGTGATTGGTAAATCAATTCCCTCTCCATTGGTATGTATTGTTGTTCTCACCGTTGTTTACATGGTCACCGGTATGGAGATTCGCAGCGTCGGCGATATGGGCGAGCTGCCCGATACGCTGCCTATGTTCTTGTGGCCAGACGTACCGCTCAACTTAGAAACGCTGATGATTATTTTCCCAACCGCGTTAATGCTGACGGTGGTGGGTCTGCTTGAGTCGATGATGACCGCCACAATTGTGGATGACTTAACCGATACACCCAGCGATAAAAACCGCGAGTGTAAAGGTCAGGGGATTGCCAATATTGGTTCAGGCTTGCTGGGCGGTATGGCAGGTTGCGCGATGATAGGACAGTCGGTGATCAATATTAAGTCCGGTGGCCGCACGCGTCTTTCAGCATTAATTGCCGGCGTTGTGCTACTGATGATGGTGGTGTTTCTCTCTGATTGGGTATCGCAAATCCCCATGGCGGCGCTGGTGGCGGTGATGATCATGGTCTCGATTGGAACCTTCAGCTGGGAGTCGATTCGCGATCTCAAAAAGCACCCTATGAGCACTAACGTAGTCATGCTCGCCACGGTGATTGTGACAGTGGCAACGCACAACTTGGCCATTGGCGTGTTTGTGGGTGTGCTGCTGGCGGCCATGTTCTTTGCTAATAAAGTTGGCAATATCATGTACATCGGTTCGAAAGAAGTCGAACCCGGTAAAGAGCGTGAATACCAAGTGATTGGGCAAGTGTTCTTTGCTTCGTCTGAGCGTTTTATCGCGGCGTTCGATTTTAAAGAGAGCATTGATAAGGTCACGATCAATCTGTCTCGCGCCCACTTTTGGGATATTACCGCGGTACAGGCGCTTGACCGCGTGGTGATTAAGTTCCGCCGTGAGGGTACTGAGGTAGAACTGGTGGGCTTGAGCGAAGCCAGCGCCACCGTTGTTGACCGTTATGCAGTACACAACGACCCAGAAGCTGTTGAAAAATTGATGGGCGGCCACTAA
- a CDS encoding universal stress protein: MSEHVFAAIDGSQFSEGVCDYAAWASLALSAPLSFVHVVDNHSQVPDEQNLSGNLRFGARERLMKELSELDEQRAKINREQGKFMLEAVKARAVEDGVNAPITRQLNGTLVETLVALEKDMRLLVVGKRGETAHQASGHLGSNLERVVREMHRPILMVPKTFKRPEKVLMAFDGSKTARKGVEMLARSPLFAGTECHVLIVGADTAEHRSELEWALTTLRDAGHQAEGAIRAGDVDETLQAYEKEHAIDLLVMGAYGHSRIRHLLVGSTTTTMLRNSRIPVLILR, encoded by the coding sequence ATGAGTGAACACGTATTTGCCGCAATTGATGGCTCCCAGTTTTCAGAAGGCGTATGTGATTACGCCGCTTGGGCAAGTTTGGCACTAAGCGCTCCATTAAGCTTCGTGCACGTGGTGGATAACCACTCCCAAGTGCCCGACGAGCAAAACCTATCGGGTAACCTGCGCTTTGGTGCCCGTGAGCGCTTGATGAAAGAGCTTTCCGAGCTTGACGAGCAGCGCGCTAAGATAAACCGCGAGCAGGGAAAGTTCATGCTGGAAGCTGTCAAAGCGCGGGCCGTGGAAGATGGGGTGAATGCCCCTATTACCCGCCAGCTTAATGGCACGCTGGTTGAAACTTTGGTAGCGCTAGAAAAAGATATGCGCCTGCTGGTCGTAGGCAAGCGTGGCGAAACCGCTCACCAAGCCAGTGGCCATCTAGGTTCTAACCTTGAGCGTGTGGTGCGTGAAATGCATCGCCCAATACTGATGGTACCCAAAACCTTCAAGCGGCCTGAAAAAGTATTGATGGCGTTCGACGGCAGTAAAACTGCCCGTAAAGGGGTGGAAATGCTGGCGCGTTCACCATTATTTGCGGGTACAGAATGCCATGTTCTGATCGTCGGTGCTGACACTGCAGAGCACCGCAGCGAACTTGAGTGGGCGCTGACGACGCTTCGTGACGCAGGCCACCAAGCCGAAGGTGCTATTCGTGCTGGCGATGTAGACGAGACGCTGCAAGCCTACGAAAAAGAGCATGCTATTGACCTGCTGGTGATGGGCGCCTACGGCCATTCACGCATTCGCCATTTGCTGGTGGGCAGCACTACCACCACCATGCTGCGCAATAGCCGGATCCCGGTGCTGATTTTGCGTTAA